A genomic region of Miscanthus floridulus cultivar M001 chromosome 3, ASM1932011v1, whole genome shotgun sequence contains the following coding sequences:
- the LOC136542421 gene encoding cysteine-rich receptor-like protein kinase 6, which produces MRTCTKLPMAPHLLAVAVAAIIAAVSLLVPRAAGYPWPFCGTSNDFKPNSTYQANLNLLAATLPKNVSASPTLYATAVVGAVPEQVWAMGLCRGDANASSCLACLTQAFQDLPNDCSYNKDATIYYDPCVLHYSDVHTLPDDDTGPTTLSYTINNNANVTSDPARFERLLAALVNATAEHAAYNSTRRFATGEADFDQEFPKVYTLAQCTPDQTPAQCRRCLSGLISQSLDGFQNNIGGRVLWVNCTWRYETAPFFNGPAMVRLASSSPPAPAPAPATAATGRGERKYSVFIVVLAVVLPTLAALNLVFCFCFWRRRRPVAHAKQSRKPMYSTEAEDMETVDSIMIDVSTLRAATGNFDESNKLGEGGFGAVYKGVLPDGDEIAVKRLSKSSTQGVEELKNELALVAKLKHRNLVRLIGVCLEQQERLLVYEFVPNRSLDLILFGTDDKREQQLSWEQRYKIINGIARGLQYLHEDSQLKVVHRDLKASNILLDVDMNPKISDFGLARIFSRDQTQAVTSRVVGTYGYMAPEYLMRGNYSVKSDAFSFGVMVLEIVTGRKNNDSYYNSQKSGDLLTTVWEHWEAGTVAELVDPSLGESFPEGDVLRCIHIGLLCVQGDPAARPVMSSVVMMLGSDTVTLQAPSKPGFFAGKSGTNTTVSADVSL; this is translated from the exons ATGCGTACCTGTACCAAACTACCAATGGCTCCCCACCtcctggccgtggccgtggcagcCATCATCGCCGCCGTCTCGCTGCTCGTGCCCCGCGCCGCTGGCTACCCGTGGCCATTTTGTGGAACAAGCAACGACTTCAAGCCCAACAGCACATACCAGGCCAACCTCAACCTCCTCGCCGCCACGCTGCCCAAGAACGTCTCCGCGTCCCCGACCCTCtacgccaccgccgtcgtcggCGCCGTCCCGGAGCAGGTCTGGGCCATGGGGCTCTGCCGCGGCGACGCCAACGCCAGCAGCTGCCTCGCCTGCCTCACCCAGGCGTTCCAGGACCTGCCCAACGACTGCTCCTACAACAAGGACGCCACCATCTACTACGACCCCTGCGTCCTCCACTACTCCGACGTCCACACCCTCCCCGACGACGACACCGGCCCGACGACACTGTCGTACACCATCAACAACAACGCCAACGTCACCTCCGACCCGGCCCGGTTCGAGCGCCTCCTCGCCGCGCTCGTCAACGCCACCGCCGAGCACGCCGCGTACAACTCCACGCGGCGGTTCGCCACGGGGGAGGCCGACTTCGACCAGGAGTTCCCCAAGGTGTACACCCTGGCGCAGTGCACGCCGGACCAGACGCCGGCGCAGTGCCGCAGGTGCCTCTCCGGGCTTATATCGCAATCGCTAGACGGGTTCCAGAACAACATCGGAGGCAGGGTGCTCTGGGTCAACTGCACCTGGCGGTACGAGACCGCGCCTTTCTTCAATGGACCGGCCATGGTGCGGCTGGCATCGTCGAGCCCTccagcaccggcaccggcaccggcgacGGCCGCGACAGGAAGAG GGGAGAGGAAGTACAGTGTCTTCATTGTGGTTCTTGCAGTTGTGCTGCCTACTCTAGCTGCACTGAACCTTGTGTTTTGCTTCTGTTTCTGGAGGCGGCGGCGACCAGTAGCACACGCAAAGCAGTCACGTA AGCCCATGTATTCCACTGAAGCAGAGGACATGGAGACGGTGGACTCCATTATGATCGACGTCTCCACCCTGCGAGCCGCAACAGGGAATTTCGACGAAAGCAACAAGCTCGGCGAAGGCGGGTTCGGCGCGGTGTACAAG GGCGTTCTCCCGGACGGCGACGAGATAGCGGTGAAGCGGCTGTCGAAGAGCTCGACGCAGGGGGTGGAGGAGCTGAAGAACGAGCTCGCGTTGGTCGCCAAGCTGAAGCACAGGAACCTCGTCAGGCTCATCGGCGTGTGCCTGGAGCAGCAAGAACGGCTGCTCGTGTACGAGTTCGTCCCCAACCGGAGTCTCGACCTGATACTCTTCGGTACTGATGATAAGCGTGAGCAGCAGCTTAGCTGGGAGCAGAGGTACAAGATCATAAACGGCATCGCTCGAGGCCTGCAGTACCTCCATGAGGACTCCCAGCTCAAGGTAGTCCACCGTGATCTCAAGGCCAGCAACATCCTGCTCGACGTGGACATGAACCCCAAGATCTCAGATTTTGGCCTCGCGAGGATCTTCAGCCGAGACCAGACGCAGGCCGTCACCAGCCGCGTTGTCGGAACCTA TGGGTACATGGCGCCAGAATACCTCATGCGCGGGAACTACTCCGTGAAATCGGACGCCTTCAGCTTCGGCGTCATGGTGCTGGAGATCGTCACGGGGAGGAAGAACAACGACAGCTACTACAACTCCCAAAAGTCTGGAGACCTCTTGACCACC GTATGGGAGCACTGGGAGGCCGGGACGGTGGCGGAGCTGGTGGACCCGTCCCTGGGCGAAAGCTTCCCGGAGGGCGACGTGCTGAGGTGCATCCACATCGGGCTGCTCTGCGTCCAGGGAGACCCCGCGGCCCGGCCGGTGATGTCGTCGGTCGTGATGATGCTCGGCAGCGACACGGTCACCCTCCAGGCTCCATCCAAGCCGGGATTCTTCGCCGGAAAGAGTGGCACTAACACGACCGTGTCGGCTGACGTGTCGCTTTAG
- the LOC136542420 gene encoding cysteine-rich receptor-like protein kinase 6 has translation MATAARGRGASPRLAAGHLLFLALPSLLLALLLLSPRATAQAQPWQVCGNTGNYTANSTYQSNLASLATALSRNASSSRTLFAKGSVGVLPDIAYALALCRGDANATACGSCVTTAFQSAQQLCAFDKDATVYYDGCYLRFSNMDFLDDTTSNDNELILMNSLNVSSPVKVFDAAVRVLLNATGDYAAANSTRLFATGEEAFDATDPTIYGLTQCTPDMTPADCRRCLGDILGIMPRYLSGRQGGRVLGVRCNFRYEVYPFFTGGPTLRLPAPSSLSPSPAPAPPPVPVNVTPTATPPGKTRNKTGIVLAIALPIVAAVLSISTACLCFFWRRRPAREQTPSDSTNVGDIESINSLLLDISTLRAATGNFDESNRLGEGGFGAVYKGVLPDGQEIAVKRLSQSSGQGIQELKNELVLVAKLQHKNLVRLVGVCLQEHEKLLVYEYMPNRSIDTILFDPEKNKELDWAKRVKIINGIARGLQYLHEDSQLKIIHRDLKVSNVLLDFDYTPKISDFGLARLFGGDQSREVTSRVVGTYGYMAPEYAMRGHYSIKSDVFSFGILILEILTGRRSSGSFNIEESVDLLSLVWEHWTMGTIVEVMDPSLRGKAPAQQMLKYVHIGLLCVQDNPVDRPMMSTVNVMLSGSTFSLQAPLKPVFFIPKSGYYSTVSSESYPTASQSTANVKSGAISPNEVSITELEPR, from the exons ATGGCCACGGCCGCGCGGGGTCGCGGCGCCTCCCCGCGCCTCGCCGCGGGCCACCTCCTCTTCCTcgccctcccctctctcctcctcgccctcctcctcctaTCGCCACGAGCAACCGCGCAGGCGCAGCCGTGGCAGGTGTGCGGGAACACCGGCAACTACACGGCCAACAGCACCTACCAGTCCAACCTCGCAAGCCTCGCCACGGCGCTCTCCAGGAACGCCTCCTCGTCCCGGACGCTCTTCGCCAAGGGCAGCGTCGGCGTCCTCCCGGACATCGCGTACGCGCTGGCGCTCTGCCGCGGGGACGCCAACGCCACGGCATGCGGGTCCTGCGTCACCACCGCCTTCCAGAGCGCGCAGCAGCTGTGCGCCTTCGACAAGGACGCCACCGTCTACTACGACGGCTGCTACCTCCGCTTCTCCAACATGGACTTCCTGGACGACACCACCAGCAACGACAACGAGCTGATCCTCATGAACTCGCTGAACGTCAGCTCGCCGGTCAAGGTGTTCGACGCCGCCGTCCGCGTGCTCCTCAATGCCACCGGCGACTACGCGGCGGCGAACTCTACCAGGCTGTTCGCCACGGGGGAGGAGGCGTTCGATGCCACTGACCCCACCATCTATGGCCTCACGCAGTGCACGCCGGACATGACGCCGGCCGACTGCCGGCGATGCCTTGGCGATATACTTGGAATCATGCCGCGGTACCTGAGCGGCCGGCAGGGCGGCAGGGTTCTTGGAGTACGCTGCAATTTCAGGTACGAGGTGTATCCTTTCTTCACGGGCGGACCGACGCTACGGCTTCCTGCACCATCGTCGCTGTCTCCGtcaccggcgccggcgccaccTCCTGTGCCAGTTAACGTGACGCCGACGGCAACACCACCAG GAAAAACCAGAAACAAAACAGGAATTGTTTTAGCAATTGCACTTCCCATAGTTGCTGCGGTGTTATCTATCAGTACTGCTTGTCTCTGTTTCTTCTGGAGGAGGAGACCAGCAAGGGAGCAGACACCATCGG ATTCAACTAATGTTGGGGACATTGAAAGCATCAATTCCCTTCTTCTCGATATATCAACTTTACGCGCTGCGACCGGTAACTTTGATGAGAGCAATAGGCTTGGTGAAGGAGGTTTTGGTGCTGTCTATAAG GGCGTCCTTCCTGATGGTCAAGAAATTGCAGTGAAGAGGCTCTCACAGAGTTCAGGGCAAGGAATACAAGAGCTGAAAAACGAGCTTGTCTTGGTTGCCAAGCTTCAACACAAGAATCTTGTTAGGCTTGTTGGTGTTTGCTTGCAAGAACATGAGAAACTGCTTGTGTATGAATACATGCCCAATAGAAGCATCGACACCATCCTTTTCG ATCCTGAGAAAAACAAGGAGCTAGATTGGGCAAAAAGAGTCAAGATAATAAATGGAATTGCCAGAGGATTACAGTATCTCCATGAAGATTCTCAGTTGAAGATTATTCACCGGGACCTTAAAGTGAGCAATGTCCTTTTAGACTTTGATTATACTCCTAAGATTTCGGATTTTGGCCTGGCTAGGCTATTTGGAGGGGATCAATCGCGGGAGGTCACAAGCCGCGTTGTTGGAACATA TGGGTATATGGCACCCGAGTACGCCATGCGTGGCCACTATTCTATAAAGTCCGATGTTTTCAGCTTTGGCATCTTGATTCTAGAAATCTTAACCGGAAGAAGAAGCAGTGGTTCCTTTAACATCGAGGAGTCTGTTGATCTCTTAAGTCTT GTTTGGGAGCACTGGACCATGGGAACAATTGTGGAGGTTATGGATCCATCTCTGAGAGGCAAAGCTCCTGCGCAACAGATGCTGAAATATGTCCATATCGGGCTACTGTGTGTTCAGGATAACCCGGTCGATAGACCGATGATGTCAACAGTAAACGTCATGCTCAGCGGCAGCACTTTCTCCCTCCAGGCTCCACTAAAGCCAGTATTTTTCATTCCCAAGAGTGGTTACTACTCAACTGTTTCTTCAGAATCATATCCTACAGCTTCCCAATCCACCGCTAACGTTAAGTCTGGGGCCATATCACCAAATGAAGTGTCAATTACAGAGTTGGAACCAAGATGA